From a region of the Nitrospira sp. genome:
- the htpX gene encoding protease HtpX: MKSLKGIGLLILSNILIYLTLSITVRVLVNMVLPAFGIDVRGVFSQELLVWSLVIGFGGAFISLIFSKQMARAMLDCTQITQPRTQAEQVIYGSVREIADRLQITMPEVWVYDSPDPNAFATGPSKNNAMVAVSTGLLANLREDEVKSVLAHEMGHVFNGDMFSTTVLAGLMNTFVHYISNFVYQMVAQPQGSDREEGQSGSPILGFVVYLFLQVVLSILAMLVVSWHSRRREYAADAFAAKVYGKDSMIKALQAIDRWVNRAQFEYSTQDALATMKISGNTSGFMHLLATHPPIEERVAALERL, encoded by the coding sequence TTCTGATTTACCTCACCCTGTCGATTACCGTCCGAGTGCTGGTGAACATGGTGTTGCCGGCATTCGGCATCGACGTCCGGGGGGTCTTCAGTCAGGAACTGCTGGTCTGGTCGCTGGTCATCGGCTTCGGCGGCGCGTTCATCAGCTTGATCTTTTCGAAACAGATGGCGCGAGCCATGCTGGATTGCACTCAGATCACGCAGCCCCGCACACAAGCGGAACAGGTCATTTACGGCTCCGTTCGAGAGATTGCGGACCGCCTTCAGATCACCATGCCGGAAGTCTGGGTGTACGATTCACCAGACCCCAACGCGTTTGCCACAGGGCCGAGCAAGAACAACGCGATGGTGGCGGTATCCACGGGGCTCCTGGCGAACCTGCGAGAAGACGAGGTGAAGTCCGTCCTCGCGCATGAAATGGGCCATGTGTTTAACGGCGATATGTTCTCCACGACGGTCTTGGCCGGGTTGATGAACACCTTCGTGCATTACATCAGCAACTTCGTCTACCAGATGGTTGCGCAACCACAAGGCAGCGATCGGGAGGAAGGCCAGAGCGGGAGCCCGATCCTGGGATTCGTCGTGTATCTCTTCTTGCAGGTCGTGCTGTCGATCCTCGCGATGCTGGTCGTCAGTTGGCATTCGCGGCGCCGGGAATATGCGGCAGATGCGTTTGCCGCGAAGGTGTATGGGAAAGACTCGATGATCAAGGCCCTGCAGGCGATCGACCGGTGGGTCAACCGCGCGCAGTTCGAATACTCGACGCAAGACGCGTTGGCCACGATGAAGATCTCCGGCAACACATCCGGATTTATGCATTTGCTGGCGACCCATCCTCCGATCGAGGAGCGTGTGGCGGCGCTGGAACGTCTCTAA
- a CDS encoding glutathione peroxidase, which translates to MAANTSTVYDFTLNDIDGKPVSLSQYKGKVIMLVNTASFCGNTPQYADLEQMYETYKDKGFEILAFPANNFGQQEPGSNEEIKGFCLTKYSVGFPLFSKISVKGDDKHPLYRYLTEQSPFPGEVEWNFQKYLVDRSGHVVARYKHGTKPLAQDIVKDVERFLAKS; encoded by the coding sequence ATGGCAGCCAATACCTCGACCGTCTATGATTTCACGCTGAACGACATCGACGGCAAACCAGTCTCCCTGAGCCAATACAAGGGCAAGGTCATCATGCTGGTCAACACGGCCAGTTTCTGCGGCAATACCCCGCAGTATGCCGACCTGGAACAGATGTACGAGACTTACAAAGACAAGGGGTTTGAGATCCTGGCCTTCCCCGCCAACAATTTCGGCCAGCAGGAGCCGGGGAGCAACGAAGAGATCAAGGGGTTCTGCCTCACCAAATATAGTGTCGGCTTTCCCCTCTTCAGCAAAATCAGCGTGAAGGGCGACGACAAACATCCACTCTACCGCTACCTCACGGAGCAGAGCCCGTTCCCCGGTGAGGTGGAATGGAACTTCCAGAAATACCTGGTCGATCGTTCGGGCCATGTCGTCGCCCGCTATAAACACGGCACGAAGCCGCTGGCTCAGGATATCGTCAAGGACGTCGAACGGTTTCTCGCAAAAAGCTGA
- a CDS encoding MFS transporter, whose product MNHSTDAQPSPSSPQQIPCADQPETSAREVNTQRQHYGVRDAACQAAAQGGGENYFSAFALLLHASPFQIAILSALPQLVGVVAQLASVKLLQYLRLPSRLLIAGGRAQAFCWLPILSLPLIAPEHGSWLLIGFAMLYFGFGHVTAPVWNSLLVDVAEADRRGAYFARRARTTALTSFLALGLAGAILTLGQRWDMSWIGFLIIFLGAAAARMGATTCQTHVSRMMPVHQPGAPHGFRHILAHAGSGDFRRFLTFSGLMHFAVMLSGPFFVIYLLRDLHWSYLQYAGWMASSISAQFLTLGPWGRIGDRYGNKALLALTASAVPFLPMGYMLSEHYAFLLIVNFCGGVIWAGLSLGLQNYVFDSLQPEERTRGVALANAMNAVGWGLGALTGSWVATLMPATVSLGSWHLTPASNLPFLFCLSGGLRLVIALSLLRTFAEPRRIASPPEGHPVWELPFLKLLMTRRPWRSPRVAP is encoded by the coding sequence ATGAATCACTCAACTGACGCTCAGCCTTCCCCCTCGTCGCCTCAGCAGATCCCCTGCGCAGACCAGCCTGAAACGTCGGCGCGCGAGGTCAACACGCAGCGCCAGCACTATGGTGTCCGTGATGCAGCCTGCCAAGCCGCAGCGCAAGGCGGCGGGGAAAACTACTTCTCGGCTTTCGCCTTGCTCCTGCACGCCTCTCCGTTCCAGATCGCGATCTTATCCGCTCTGCCCCAACTCGTCGGCGTGGTCGCGCAACTCGCATCGGTGAAGTTGCTTCAGTATCTCCGCCTGCCCAGCCGCCTCCTCATTGCGGGAGGCCGGGCCCAGGCCTTTTGCTGGCTCCCGATTCTGTCGCTGCCGCTGATCGCCCCGGAACATGGCTCATGGCTGTTGATCGGGTTCGCGATGCTGTATTTCGGCTTCGGCCATGTGACCGCCCCGGTTTGGAATAGCCTGTTGGTCGATGTGGCGGAAGCCGACAGACGCGGCGCCTACTTTGCCCGGCGGGCACGGACGACAGCGCTCACCAGTTTCCTTGCCCTAGGACTGGCGGGAGCAATCCTGACACTTGGGCAACGATGGGACATGAGTTGGATCGGCTTTCTCATCATCTTTCTCGGCGCGGCGGCCGCGCGCATGGGAGCCACCACCTGCCAGACCCATGTATCGCGAATGATGCCGGTGCACCAACCCGGCGCGCCGCACGGGTTCCGGCATATTCTCGCCCATGCCGGCAGCGGCGATTTCCGTCGGTTCCTCACCTTCTCCGGTCTGATGCACTTTGCCGTGATGCTCTCGGGACCGTTCTTTGTGATCTATCTCTTGAGGGACCTCCACTGGTCGTACCTGCAATACGCCGGCTGGATGGCCAGTAGCATCTCGGCCCAATTTCTCACGTTAGGGCCTTGGGGCCGGATCGGTGATCGATACGGCAACAAAGCCTTGCTGGCGTTGACCGCCTCGGCAGTTCCCTTCCTGCCCATGGGTTACATGCTGAGCGAGCACTATGCCTTCCTGCTGATCGTGAACTTTTGCGGCGGGGTGATCTGGGCTGGACTGTCGCTGGGTTTGCAGAACTATGTGTTTGATTCACTGCAGCCGGAGGAGCGCACCAGGGGTGTGGCGCTGGCCAATGCCATGAATGCAGTCGGATGGGGGCTCGGCGCGCTGACCGGCAGCTGGGTGGCCACCCTGATGCCGGCGACCGTCTCGCTGGGCTCGTGGCACCTGACACCGGCGTCGAACCTGCCGTTTCTCTTCTGCCTCTCCGGGGGGCTGCGCTTGGTGATCGCCCTGAGCTTGCTGCGGACGTTCGCCGAGCCCCGACGCATTGCCTCCCCGCCAGAGGGTCATCCAGTCTGGGAACTCCCGTTCCTCAAACTCCTGATGACGAGACGGCCATGGAGAAGCCCACGCGTGGCGCCCTAG
- a CDS encoding GatB/YqeY domain-containing protein, which translates to MSLHDRLTEDLKSAMKSRDQLRIDVIRMIKAAVQYKEVELKQDLDDAGMSRIMTTLIKQRKEAAEQFEKGNRQDLASKERQEITIIEGYLPAALSVDELSQLVKAVVTESGASSLKDMGQVMKTVMARLAGQSVDGKVVSDLVKAALQR; encoded by the coding sequence ATGTCACTACATGACCGTCTCACCGAAGATCTCAAATCGGCGATGAAGTCGCGGGATCAGCTACGCATCGACGTGATCCGCATGATCAAAGCCGCCGTGCAATACAAAGAAGTGGAACTGAAACAAGATCTCGACGACGCCGGGATGAGCCGAATCATGACGACGCTCATCAAGCAGCGCAAGGAAGCCGCCGAGCAGTTCGAAAAGGGCAACCGTCAAGACCTCGCCTCCAAGGAGCGGCAGGAAATCACCATTATCGAGGGCTATCTCCCGGCTGCCCTCTCCGTTGACGAACTCTCACAACTCGTCAAGGCGGTGGTGACGGAGTCCGGGGCCTCGTCCCTCAAGGACATGGGCCAGGTGATGAAAACGGTCATGGCTCGCCTCGCCGGCCAGTCCGTCGACGGCAAAGTCGTCAGCGACCTGGTCAAAGCCGCCCTTCAACGGTAA
- a CDS encoding response regulator: MNILIVDDSPDQQLLLKTILSKAGHQDLLIADSATAAYAQLGIDQPQSNPHAVDLILMDFLMPGIDGVVATRHIKNLDALRDIPIIVVTAKTALGDLQAAFSAGAMDFITKPVTSTELLARVNSALMLKQEMDCRKAREVELRRSNDELQRALREVKVLKGLVPICASCKKIRNDQGFWQQLEEYIQQHSEAEFSHGLCTPCIKKHYPGVYPD; the protein is encoded by the coding sequence ATGAATATCCTGATCGTCGATGACTCCCCTGACCAGCAACTCCTACTGAAAACGATCCTCTCCAAGGCCGGTCACCAGGACCTGCTCATCGCCGATTCCGCAACCGCAGCCTACGCTCAACTCGGAATCGATCAGCCCCAAAGCAACCCCCATGCCGTCGATTTGATTTTGATGGATTTTCTGATGCCGGGCATCGACGGCGTGGTCGCCACCCGACACATCAAGAACCTAGACGCCTTACGCGACATTCCCATCATCGTCGTCACGGCGAAGACCGCGCTGGGCGACCTTCAAGCGGCATTTTCCGCCGGCGCCATGGACTTCATCACCAAGCCAGTCACCAGCACGGAATTACTCGCCCGGGTGAACTCCGCCCTGATGCTGAAACAGGAGATGGATTGCCGCAAGGCCCGCGAGGTGGAACTCCGCCGAAGCAATGACGAACTGCAACGCGCCTTGCGGGAAGTGAAAGTCCTGAAGGGCTTGGTGCCCATCTGTGCCTCCTGCAAAAAAATCCGCAACGACCAAGGCTTCTGGCAACAATTGGAAGAATACATCCAACAGCACTCCGAAGCGGAATTCAGCCACGGCCTCTGCACCCCCTGCATCAAAAAGCATTACCCTGGTGTTTACCCAGACTAG